TTTGGCGGAGGCGCTGGCCCCGCACGGCGTCGCGCCGGACAACATCCCCACCGCCTTCAACGTGTTCATGAACGTGCCGGTGGCGCGCGACGGCACGCTGCGGGTTGATCCGCCGACCAGCGGCGCGGGCGATTTCTTGCTGCTGGAAGCGCGCATGGACCTCGTCATCGGGCTGACGGCGTGTTCCGCCTATGCCTCCAATGGCGGCAGTTTCAAGCCGATCGATTACGAGGTGAGCGATGATTGAGGTAACAGGCGGGCCGCAGGGCGGCCGTGCCCCGACACCGGCAGGGACCGCCTGATGGAAGGACCGCTGGAATGGGCCGCGTCTATCGGCGCGATCGTGGCCGCGCTGCTGATCGCGATCGATGTGGGGCGCCGCGTCACCGGATATGGCTTCGTGCTGTTCGTGCTCGTCTCGGTCCTGTGGATCGTCTCGGGCCTGACGAGCGATGCCATCCCGATCGCGATCATGAACGCGGTGCTGCTGCTGGTGAACGCCTGGGGCGTGTGGCGGTACCTGCTGCGGCCGGATGGCACGGCGTCGGCACCGGACAGTCGGACCTGACCCGCGCCATCAACCGTCCCTGGCAGCGGGGAGGGAGGCCAGCACTTCGGCCCGTATGCGTTCGTAGACCGGGTGGCCGGGCACGATCTCGCGCTCGTCCACGCGCCAGCTCGTTCGGCGGCGCAGGAGGTAGATCAGCAAGCCGTTGCCGCGCCCGGCCCAGCCGCTGACGGGATCGTCGTCGAACCCGCCGCCCAGCGCCCGCTCCAGCGCGCAATCCTCCAGCCGGTCCGCACCCCAGCGCAGCGCCTCGTCCCAGGCGGCGGCGAACCCCTCCGCGCCGGGCCGCGCGCGCAGCTTGTACAGCGCTTCCATGCTCTTGCCGATATGGCGCGCCGCGCTCGACACGATGCCCGTCTGCGCCAGGTGCGAGACGAAGGCGCGCTGGCGCTCGGGCGTGATCGAATTGCGGCGCGGCCGCCGGTGGCGATAGGGGGTGAAGGCCAGCAGCGGATCGTCCGCCTCCGGCGCCGGCGCGATATTGGCGACGGAGGACGTGGCCTGGCGCGGCGTGGCGCGGGTAGGACCGGGTTCGGGCATGACCGGGGTCAGGTTGCAGAACGGCCGCGTGTAGGACAGGAAGTTTTTGTTTTTCGCTCGCCCCTCCGGGCGAGCGTCCTCGGCGCTGATCCTCCGCTTCGCTCCGGGCACCTGCGGGCGGGCAGTCGCCCTTGCGGCGCCAAGCGCCGTTTTCGGTTTGGCCTCAAGCGCCGGCGGGGCCATCCGGCCCCTCAGGCTATCCTCGCGCCTTCGGCGCTGCGGGCGGGCAGTCGCCCTTGCGGCGCTTCGCGCCGTGCTCCGCGACCCGGCCGCGAGCTTGCGCCGGGAAACCGGGACCAAGCCAAGCCGGTGAGCGCAACTCCGGTCCGCGACCAGCGGATCGCAAGCGCGACCGCGCGCCGCCGCTTACGCGGCGCAGCAAGCGGGGCGGACGCCCCGCGCCCGCAGGGGCAAAACAAAAACTCTCGCCCCACGCGTGACCTGTTCATTCCAAACCCTCCCGCAACCACGCCAGCGCGCCCGCTTCCATGCCCTTGAACTTGGGCCAGCCTTCCGGCTCGTCCGCCAGCGGCGCGCAGGCGAGGGCGGTGCCTTCGGGCAGTTGCCACTTGATCCGGTGGTAGAGCTTCGAGCGGGTGAGGGCGGAGCGCACCAGCCACAACCCCTCCGCCAGCGAATGCCCATCGCCATGCAGGTCGAGCGGTCCCGCCGGCTCGACCCCGGGATCGTGCCAGATCAGGTAGAGCTTGGTTTCGTCGGCCATTACGGATCAATGCGAGAGCGGGGCTAAGGTTCGGGAAGATGCCCGACGACTGCGCGCTACTCGCACAAGCAGAGATAATCTGCCGGGGCGGATCTGGTCGAGTCGGGTTTGTGTATGGCGTTGATCAAGTTGCGCAACGCAAGTGTCCAAGAAAGCGGATCATGCTGCAGGACAGCTTATGATTGCTTCTTTTCTCGAAATAGCTGCACTGAGTCGGAGGCCTTTTTGCTTGCGGACTGGCCAAAACTTTTCATGGCGATGCTTCCGCCACTTGCCACATTTCGCACAGTTCGCGTCACTTTCGAGAATGTCAGGCGCCGCTCTTCAAGAAATGTCTTTTGGATCGTTTCGAGTGCGAATTCTTCTCTTTCGTCTATTACACCATCTGCGGCGACAACTTCGCGAAGAAAAGCCATGAGTTCGGCCTGCATTTCGGTCGGATTGCAGTCGGGATTTGAAGCCTGAAATTGGGCGATTGCGACGGCCAGATCCTTGATACGGGTCTCGTCGGCATGGAGTTCGAGTGTCCCAAGTGCGGTCGTGACGTAATCGGCGTCGAACCCCCAGTCTTCTATGAAATGGTTGCGGATCGCGGCCTTCTCTGAAGGTTCGATTTTTCCGTCGATTGCCGCAACACGCAAAGCTAGGGCTCCCAGCAAATCAATGAGCGCTGCACCAAGAACATCTATGGGAGTGTTGATGTATTTTGGTATCGTGTCCACGAACACTTGGCCTTTCCCCGAAAGCCAACGAGACGCACCGTAATAGCCTCCGCCAGCTACAACGGCGGCAGCGATAACCCAGCCGATTGGAGTGCTTGCGGTCGCCAGACCCAGCATTGCAGCAAGCCCTGCAGGCGCGAAGAATTTGCCTGCCACAACTGAAGAACCGGCAATCGCTGCGCCAGTCCCGGCCGCTCCTGCCGTGTCGTACAATGCGAAAAGGTTCTTCTTGGCGCGAAGCAATGCGAACGCATCTTCGCCAATCCGCAGCTTTTGCTTGAAACGTAAGGGGTCGGCGACAACCCGATCGAGACCCGCTTCATCGATCATGGGACAGTTCTTTCTTTTTCAGCGGGCCTCGAGTGCCGCGTCCAACTTGGCCGAATACAGGGTGATTTGCCGTTCAACTGCGCTGTGATGCAAATCGGAGAGAGCGCCAGCGGTGATCATGAAGGCCGATAGCAACGGTCCCACAAGGGGAGCGAGGATGACACCCAAAACCGGGATCGACCCGATAAGTATTGTAACGGTCAATCCCACCAAGGCGCCCAAGGCAGTGCCCGGATATCTCTTCATCAGATCGAGCAAGAATGTGAGGATTGAGCGGCCAACGTCGACGACGCGACCTGCTACGTTCACTGTCAGTCCGAGCAAATCGTTCAAAAGGACCTTCGCATCGGCCGGAATGACCAGATTGTCGAGTTGATTACCGAGCTCGCGACGCGATGGCAGGCCTTCGATTAGGGCCGTCGAACCATCGTCCATTCAAATCCCTCCGATTAAAGGCTCAATTCCAACACGGTGTAGCCAAGCTGTATCCGTACAGTGCAGCAATAGTCCTTAGCAAAAAATCGATTTCGAGTAAAAATGAGGTTATCCCAGATATCGATCTATCTTCTGCCATTCCTAGCATGAAGTGCGGTTGGCAGCCTCACAGTGACTCCCTTGACCGATCCTACATCGCGCAGTAAGTGCGCGCCCATCCGGTGCTGGACTCGCATCCGTGCGAAACCCGCTCCGGCCAGATAGAGCTGAACATTGGCGTGTCGGTCCCGGGGCCAGTCGCATTTGCGGCGTGGCTCTTTTCTATTGCGGCGGAGGCAACCTTCCGCCCGGGGCAGCCGTCAAAGTAACCCGGTGGCCGAGGCTGCATGGGTGGAGTGTTTCGAAGCTCGTGCGAACAACCCGCTCCGGTGCCGCGGCACCGCGCGCGTCGCCCGCACGAACCCCGATCGCACCACCGATCAGACCGAACGCCGCCAGCCCGAAGGCCGGGACCGCGCCCCCTCATGCAAAAGTGGGCACCGGTTTTGCGCCCGGAGGGTGCGCCCCGGATGCATTCGCATCCGGACAACAAGGTGAAGAGAAAGAATCTATGCCGACGATCAACCAGCTGGTCCGCAAGGGCCGCGAACCGCAGAAGGCCAAGTCCAAGGTCCCTGCGATGGAGCAGAACCCGCAGAAGCGCGGCGTCTGCACCCGCGTCTACACCACGACGCCGAAGAAGCCGAACTCCGCGCTGCGCAAGGTGGCCAAGGTCCGCCTGACCAACCAGCGCGAAGTCATCTCCTACATTCCGGGCGAAGGCCACAACCTGCAGGAGCACTCCGTCGTGCTGATCCGCGGCGGCCGCGTTCGCGACCTTCCGGGCGTGCGCTACCACGTGCTGCGCGGCGTGCTGGATACCCAGGGCGTGAAGGACCGCAAGCAGAGCCGTTCGAAGTACGGCGCCAAGCGTCCCAAATGATTGGAGCGCTTCAGGCGTCCGCCTGAAGCTACGGCACCGGCCCGCTCCCCCACCCTTCCACCCGGAAATTGTCCTAAAGGGCAGAAGGGTGGGGGAGCAGACCGGAGCCGAATTGAGGTTTCATCGCGGGGCCAGGCCTCTTCCCCACCCGGACACCCTGCCTGAAGGTAGGATCTGGGTGGCCGGGTGGGGGAGAGGGCTGGAGCCGCCAAGGCGACATGGAGATGTCGCCGCACTCCGAAGGAGTTAGAAATATGTCACGTCGTCGTCGTCCCGAGAAGCGGGAAATCCTGCCGGATCCCAAGTTCGGGGATCAGATCCTGTCCAAGTTCATGAACAACCTCATGCTGGACGGCAAGAAGGCCGTGGCCGAAGGCATCGTCTACACCGCGCTCGACACGGTGGAAGCCAAGGCCAAGACCGATCCGGTGCAGCTGTTCCACGATGCGCTGAACAACGTGAAGCCGCAGGTCGAGGTGCGTTCGCGCCGCGTCGGCGGTGCCACCTACCAGGTGCCGGTCGAGGTTCGCCCCGAGCGTGCCCAGGCGCTGGCCATCCGCTGGCTGATCTCCGCCGCGCGCGGCCGGGCCGAAACCACCATGTCCGCCCGTCTCTCGGGCGAGCTGATGGATGCGGCCAACAATCGCGGCAACGCGGTCAAGAAGCGCGAAGACGCACACCGCATGGCGGACGCCAACCGCGCGTTCAGCCACTACCGCTGGTAATCGGGAAGGGCGCGGACGCCGTATGTGGCGGCCGCGTCTTCAACCGGTCACACTAATCCCTACATGGGTGTGGACTTTCGTTCGCCCCCAGACCTGACCATCCGACCTCACGAGGAATTCCACATGGCCCGCGACTATCCGCTGGAGCGCTATCGCAATATCGGCATCATGGCGCACATCGATGCCGGCAAGACCACCACGACCGAGCGTATTCTCTACTACACCGGCAAGTCCTACAAGATCGGCGAAGTGCATGACGGCGCCGCGACCATGGACTGGATGGAGCAGGAGCAGGAGCGCGGGATCACGATCACCTCGGCTGCCACGACCACCTTCTGGGCGGCCGAGGACGGCCAGGGTCCCAAGCACCGCATCAACATCATCGACACCCCCGGACACGTCGACTTCACCATCGAAGTCGAACGCTCCCTGCGCGTCCTCGACGGCGCCGTAGCCGTCTTCGACGGCGTAGCCGGCGTAGAACCCCAGTCCGAAACCGTCTGGCGCCAGGCGGACAAGTACCGGGTGCCTCGGATGTGCTTCATTAATAAGTTGGACCGCACCGGTGCCGACTTCTACTATTGCGTTGACAGCATCGTGGAGCGTCTCGGCGCGAACCCGCTGGTGCTTTATCTCCCGATCGGGGCGGAAAGCGATCTCAAGGGCGTCGTCGATCTCGTGAACAACCGCGGCATCGTCTGGAAGGACGAAAGCCTCGGCGCCGAGTTCGAATATACTGACGTGCCCGCCGACCTCGCCGACAAGGCTGCCGAATATCGCGAAAAGCTGATCGAGACTGCGGTCGAGCAGGACGACGACGCGATGGAAGCCTATCTCGAAACGGGTGAGGCACCTGACGCCGCGACGCTCAAGAAGCTTATCCGCAAGGGTACGCTCAACCAGAGCTTCGTGCCGGTGCTGTGCGGAAGCGCGTTCAAGAACAAGGGCGTTCAACCGCTGCTCGACGCGGTGGTGGACTACATGCCTGCTCCGACCGACGTCGCAGCGATCAAGGGTGTCATCCCCGGCGATGAAGAGACGGAAGACACGCGCCCGTCCTCCGACGACGCGCCGTTCTCCGCGCTCGCGTTCAAGATCATGAACGATCCCTTCGTGGGCTCGCTCACCTTCACGCGCATCTACTCCGGCAAGCTGTCCAAGGGCTCGGTCCTGAACAGCGTGAAGGAGAAGAAGGAAAAGATCGGTCGCATGCTGCTGATGCATTCCAACAACCGCGAAGACATCGAGGAAGGCTTCGCTGGCGACATCGTCGCGATTGCGGGCCTCAAGGAAACGACCACCGGCGATACGCTGTGTGATCCGGCCAAGCCGATCATTCTCGAGCGGATGGAATTCCCCGAGCCGGTGATCGAGCTTTCGGTCGAACCGAAGACCAAGGCCGACCAGGAAAAGATGGGCGTCGCGCTCAACCGCCTGGCCGCCGAGGATCCCTCGTTCCGTGTCACCACCGACCACGAAAGCGGCCAGACGATCATCAAGGGCATGGGCGAGCTTCACCTCGACATTCTCGTTGATCGCATGAAGCGCGAGTTCAAGGTCGAAGCGAATGTCGGTGCGCCACAGGTGGCCTATCGCGAATCGCTCGGCCGCGAGGTCGAAGTCGACTACACCCACAAGAAGCAGTCCGGCGGTTCCGGCCAGTTCGGCCGTGCGAAGGCAGTCTTCGTTCCGGGTGAGCGCGGGCAGGGCTTCATCTTCGAGGACGAAGTCAAGGGCGGCAACATTCCGCGCGAGTACATTCCCTCGGTCGAGAAGGGCATTCGCGAGCAGGCCGAAAGCGGCTATCTCGTCGGCTTCCCGATCATCGACTTCACGGTTCGTCTCGTGGACGGCGCCTATCACGACGTCGACTCCAGCACCGTGGCGTTCGAGATCACCGGACGCGGCGCGATGCGCGAAGCGGCGGAGCGTGGTGGCATCAAGCTGCTCGAACCGGTGATGAAGGTGGAAGTCGTGACTCCGGAGGATTACCTCGGTGACGTCATCGGCGACCTCAACAGCCGTCGTGGCCAGATCCAGGGTACCGACACGCGCGGCAACGCGCAGGCGGTCGAGGCATTCGTGCCGTTGGCGAACATGTTCGGCTACGTGAACGAACTGCGGTCCTTCACCCAGGGCCGGGCTCAGTACACGATGCAGTTCAGCCACTACGAGGAAGTGCCGGCCAACGTCGCGCAGGAAGTCAAGGAGAAGCTTGCCTAAGCCAGGCAACAGGTCTAGGGGCGGCGCCTTGATAAGCGGGCGCCCGCCTTTCTCCCGCAGAATATCAAATCCAGACAGAGGTAAATTGAGAAATGGCGAAGGAAAAATTCGAGCGTAACAAGCCGCACTGCAACGTCGGCACTATCGGTCACGTCGACCACGGCAAGACCACTCTTACCGCCGCCATCACGAAGGTGATGGGTTCGGCCGTGGACTTCGCCAACATCGACAAGGCTCCGGAAGAGCGCGAGCGCGGCATCACGATCTCGACCGCGCACGTCGAGTACGAAACCGACAAGCGCCACTATGCGCACGTCGATTGCCCGGGTCACGCCGACTACGTGAAGAACATGATCACCGGTGCTGCTCAGATGGACGGCGCGATCCTGGTCGTGAACGCCGCCGACGGTCCGATGCCGCAGACCCGTGAGCACATCCTGCTCGCTCGTCAGGTCGGCGTGCCGCAGCTGGTCGTGTACCTGAACAAGGTCGACCAGGTCGACGACGAAGAGCTGCTCGAACTCGTCGAACTGGAAGTTCGCGAACTGCTGAGCGACTACGACTTCGACGGCGACAACATTCCGATCGTCAAGGGTTCGGCTCTCGCCGCGCTCGAAGACCGCGATCCGGAAATCGGCGAGAACTCGATCAAGGCTCTCATGGACGCCGTCGACGAGTACATTCCGCAGCCGGAGCGTCCGGTCGACCAGGCGTTCCTCATGCCGATTGAAGACGTGTTCTCGATCTCGGGTCGTGGTACGGTTGTGACCGGCCGTGTCGAAACCGGCGTTGTGAACGTGGGCGACGAAGTCGAAATCGTCGGCATCAAGGACACCACCAAGACGACCGTCACGGGCGTCGAGATGTTCCGCAAGCTGCTCGATCGCGGTGAAGCCGGCGACAACATCGGTG
This genomic interval from Qipengyuania sp. JC766 contains the following:
- the tuf gene encoding elongation factor Tu; protein product: MAKEKFERNKPHCNVGTIGHVDHGKTTLTAAITKVMGSAVDFANIDKAPEERERGITISTAHVEYETDKRHYAHVDCPGHADYVKNMITGAAQMDGAILVVNAADGPMPQTREHILLARQVGVPQLVVYLNKVDQVDDEELLELVELEVRELLSDYDFDGDNIPIVKGSALAALEDRDPEIGENSIKALMDAVDEYIPQPERPVDQAFLMPIEDVFSISGRGTVVTGRVETGVVNVGDEVEIVGIKDTTKTTVTGVEMFRKLLDRGEAGDNIGALIRGVAREDVERGQVLAKPGSVTPHTEFSAEVYVLSKDEGGRHTPFFANYRPQFYFRTTDVTGEVILPEGTEMVMPGDNVTIDVKLIAPIAMDEGLRFAIREGGRTVGSGVVSKITK
- a CDS encoding TerB family tellurite resistance protein — translated: MIDEAGLDRVVADPLRFKQKLRIGEDAFALLRAKKNLFALYDTAGAAGTGAAIAGSSVVAGKFFAPAGLAAMLGLATASTPIGWVIAAAVVAGGGYYGASRWLSGKGQVFVDTIPKYINTPIDVLGAALIDLLGALALRVAAIDGKIEPSEKAAIRNHFIEDWGFDADYVTTALGTLELHADETRIKDLAVAIAQFQASNPDCNPTEMQAELMAFLREVVAADGVIDEREEFALETIQKTFLEERRLTFSKVTRTVRNVASGGSIAMKSFGQSASKKASDSVQLFREKKQS
- the rpsG gene encoding 30S ribosomal protein S7, which encodes MSRRRRPEKREILPDPKFGDQILSKFMNNLMLDGKKAVAEGIVYTALDTVEAKAKTDPVQLFHDALNNVKPQVEVRSRRVGGATYQVPVEVRPERAQALAIRWLISAARGRAETTMSARLSGELMDAANNRGNAVKKREDAHRMADANRAFSHYRW
- the rpsL gene encoding 30S ribosomal protein S12; its protein translation is MPTINQLVRKGREPQKAKSKVPAMEQNPQKRGVCTRVYTTTPKKPNSALRKVAKVRLTNQREVISYIPGEGHNLQEHSVVLIRGGRVRDLPGVRYHVLRGVLDTQGVKDRKQSRSKYGAKRPK
- the fusA gene encoding elongation factor G: MARDYPLERYRNIGIMAHIDAGKTTTTERILYYTGKSYKIGEVHDGAATMDWMEQEQERGITITSAATTTFWAAEDGQGPKHRINIIDTPGHVDFTIEVERSLRVLDGAVAVFDGVAGVEPQSETVWRQADKYRVPRMCFINKLDRTGADFYYCVDSIVERLGANPLVLYLPIGAESDLKGVVDLVNNRGIVWKDESLGAEFEYTDVPADLADKAAEYREKLIETAVEQDDDAMEAYLETGEAPDAATLKKLIRKGTLNQSFVPVLCGSAFKNKGVQPLLDAVVDYMPAPTDVAAIKGVIPGDEETEDTRPSSDDAPFSALAFKIMNDPFVGSLTFTRIYSGKLSKGSVLNSVKEKKEKIGRMLLMHSNNREDIEEGFAGDIVAIAGLKETTTGDTLCDPAKPIILERMEFPEPVIELSVEPKTKADQEKMGVALNRLAAEDPSFRVTTDHESGQTIIKGMGELHLDILVDRMKREFKVEANVGAPQVAYRESLGREVEVDYTHKKQSGGSGQFGRAKAVFVPGERGQGFIFEDEVKGGNIPREYIPSVEKGIREQAESGYLVGFPIIDFTVRLVDGAYHDVDSSTVAFEITGRGAMREAAERGGIKLLEPVMKVEVVTPEDYLGDVIGDLNSRRGQIQGTDTRGNAQAVEAFVPLANMFGYVNELRSFTQGRAQYTMQFSHYEEVPANVAQEVKEKLA